The genome window ACTGACAGTATTTTACAAGTATTAAGTATAAACATTTATTCAAACATTTTACACACATATGTAGCTTAATGCTcgatttgttattttataatgcaaatgcatgagattttttttttaatgttcaactcgattttgatttcgtatagattttttttttaatgtaatactacaattaatgaattatattatatctAATCTATGGGTAAATTTGTTTATCcctaattgatttgctttaataaatttgtgttgtgtttagTACACCTCAAATAGATTTTGTATGCATAACATGATTTGTTTATGTTCAagtacattaaatatatatttttcgaaaatatatatataaattataaaatagttggaactgaactgaaacttAACTACCATATTCTTGCGAATAAATGTGTATACATTAATACGGTTCATTTTTTCAGCAGTAAATTTATGCGATTAAACAATAGCATTAGTTAATGTTGTAATACTTTTAAGAGCCAAAATGGTGTATAtagaaattttgaatttttgttacTTAATTCAACCATTAACTGCCATTGCACAATTAAAACCTGTAATCAGTTGCATTTTTTGAATGCCAAacatttgttgaatattttactATGTTGGCAGTCGATTCTCAAAGtttaacaaaactaaaattggGCCTAAAAAATTGGCAGTATACTGCTTAaacaataattgaataaaaaccCTAaagaaaatgataataaaaaatagttaatCCGAATAGATCTTATGTTATGTTTAGTTTCCATTCGTTGCCATGGTGGTTGAAGTAGTGGTAGCTGATGTATCGCCTCCCCATTCTACCAGATACTGAACTTGTCCATTTCCCATTCGCCGTTTTGCGCGTATAGCAAAGGATTCGCCAGCATCGATGCGATTCATGGCGCCGCCAAAGTATCTGTTCACCGATTGCTTTAAGTCCAGCATCGAGTGAGCATTAACGGTTGCGCCACCActgctggcgctgctgctgacaTTGGTGGCCGTGGAACTGGTCGAATTGCGTCGACTGTTGCCCGGCGAACCGCCGCGTGACTTTTGTGGTCGTTGACGCAGCAGGCGACCGTGCGTTGGCTTTTCTGGTGGCAGCAACGGTACAGGCGGCGGTGGCTGCAAATCTTTGGCATAGATGGGAAAGTAGTGGCTAGGTATGGGATTTATTGTTGTGGTGTTGATCACCTGCAAATCAGAGTCCAAATAAAACTATTAGTATGTTAGATAAGCAAGAGTGGAAAACACAACTCACCTCGATGGCCGTCGTCAGTCGCCTGGTGCGCCGACGGCGCACCTCCTGATTGGGCCCAATGGTAATATCTTTGGCACTCAGTCTTCGCTTAATGGTGCGCACCATGCGCGGCTGTTGCGCAGCCGTTCCCGCCTTGACCAGCTCAATATTGCTCAAATGCTTGGCATTATGCTTCAGCTTGAAaatgctgttgatgatgcCAGCAACGCCAACAGCGGTGCCGACATTACGCTGTTGTGTTGACTTCTTGGGCGTGGCCATCAGGAAGGGATTGTTGCGACCAAGGAAATTAACTGGCGGTGGTATGATGAGATCCAGTGAACTGGTGCCACGGCTGCTACTCGAGTTCTCATCAGACGAGAGATCACAGTTGCGGCTGCTGTCGTAACGTTTCGACGAACGGAATGCTTTGCGTTTACGGCTATtgccattgctattgctgttacCATTGACCGCAACATTGACCTGAGGTGGTGCAGGTGCCATGAGTTTAGGAGGCTCACCATCGTTGGCATTATCATCGGCTAGATCGGGCGTGCATTCCGGTGTGCTGCAAACCTgctataattataataacagTCAATGTATGTTGCAGATTAATTAATAATCTTTTGAAATGCTTACCTGTGGATCTTCGACTGTAACAGTTGATTGCtggttgctttgctttttggccaTATCCATGATTTGTTTAATGGGAATTTCATCTTCGCTGGTATCTACCTCTGCTTCAGCTTCCACTGCCTCCTCTTCGTCGTCATCTGTGTGAAACTCGTACACATCCTTGGCGGAAACGTTCTTGGTAGCATTATCTCGCGCTGGCTTTGTATGCACTTTTGTCTTCTGCACTTCTCCTGGCATCAGTAATAATCTAAACTTATCAACCAACAGCTCATCACTGAGCTCTTCGTGTGGTTGTAGAAACACACTCGGTGTTAATGGTGGACCACTGTGCCTTAGTGCATAGTAAGCCGGCGCACGTTTAAACTCGCGACCACAAACAAAACGATCGGAATACTCTTTTAACGTATGCTTTATGCGTTCCATTAGCGTTGTTTCCGGAAGCTGACGCCATTCGTCGCAGATGGGAAACTGTTGCCGCTGCTCCAGGATAAATGGCCAAATATCCTTGAGTAAATGATGGTATTTCTGATGCTGATGTTTGCGGAGATTGTACAACGTTATGTGCAGCATATCGACCCAATCGATTTGCAGACGGCGTACAAACTCAACGCCATCGTTACACACCGTACAACAAAAGATGAAAAACCTGTAAGATATATTAAATCAGTTTTCACCTTTAACAATGagttgattaattaattaacttacATGTCGCCACGCAACAATTTGCCCTTAAAGTCTTGCATACATTGTGTGTGAAACCAATTGCGGCACTTGCAACATTGCAACATATTATAATCGAATTTTCCAGGTTTGCCACAATAGCAATAAATTTGCTCCTCATTCACTCGATGCTTTTCATCCCAGCTCAGCTTGTCCACCTgttcaacaacagcaaattgttaattataaaACGTGAATATTATTTGTCGACATTTAATGTAAGGTTCATAATATGAATAAGTAAATGCTAATATAAGAGCTGGTAAACAAACATTAGATTTTcgatatattcaaaatatattatcgATTCATAATGTTTATAAATCTTAATAGCATAATAGAACACtctatctttaaaattaatctAAATAGATATTGACTATCtgatgaaaaatataaatatttcatagtGCAGTAGTACCTTTCAAAGTCTTTGGATACCGCGTATAATAATGCTATTGTTGCTTGACTCAAACTTACATGATACGGCAGCTGTCGACAAATGCCTTGTGGTTTGCTAGCCTCGTGTTGCACAATCGCTGGCTGCATCTTCATTGGCTTGGCGCAGCGTTTGCAACACCAAACGCCACTGGCAATTTCTGTTGTGCATCCGCGATGATAACCACGACCGCAACGTTCGCAAATCTCGACAATATCATCATGTTGTGCTCGCTTGCAGGCCACGCACATGGGTCCAGTCGTGCTGGTTGCTGCACCGCCCCCACTGCTCGGTTCGTTACCCAGTTTGCGCAGTTTTTCTCGCTCACACCATTGCTCCGACTTATCATCGAATCGCACTAGATATTGTTGTTCAG of Drosophila nasuta strain 15112-1781.00 chromosome 3, ASM2355853v1, whole genome shotgun sequence contains these proteins:
- the LOC132790345 gene encoding polycomb protein Pcl isoform X1, with the protein product MMNNHFHLQPHEHNTPQNVAPQFAGAVSAPTTSYSYLTQPATGAPNGQQWLTYQILPPAPATLATNAGGGLPSALSAPKRHYYANATTTTAAATHPNSIQITNNYATQQQQQTQQPTQSSPFKANNINNIRIISTAPNVYSLNKGTEQLNQLYAAPTSTTATATAAELYAPVGAYYTTSASLQPKLQPPPLVPVSNNSNSVALATLPNNAAPSSTVVLDRINICINNHYAEPNLCQPSPIIPAIQHKALIPLIDSSTADSSCSSTSSCISNGRSSSSVTNAVIVIDEPDSTTTTPHTPPTTPETLSSPLKSPESSGAGSPTTQLKQSYTRSPKIGIEESSAVVLAAAPPTPPTPPPVVISPVPAPAAVPAPINYALQEDVFIKCNDGRFYLGTIIAQSEQQYLVRFDDKSEQWCEREKLRKLGNEPSSGGGAATSTTGPMCVACKRAQHDDIVEICERCGRGYHRGCTTEIASGVWCCKRCAKPMKMQPAIVQHEASKPQGICRQLPYHVDKLSWDEKHRVNEEQIYCYCGKPGKFDYNMLQCCKCRNWFHTQCMQDFKGKLLRGDMFFIFCCTVCNDGVEFVRRLQIDWVDMLHITLYNLRKHQHQKYHHLLKDIWPFILEQRQQFPICDEWRQLPETTLMERIKHTLKEYSDRFVCGREFKRAPAYYALRHSGPPLTPSVFLQPHEELSDELLVDKFRLLLMPGEVQKTKVHTKPARDNATKNVSAKDVYEFHTDDDEEEAVEAEAEVDTSEDEIPIKQIMDMAKKQSNQQSTVTVEDPQQVCSTPECTPDLADDNANDGEPPKLMAPAPPQVNVAVNGNSNSNGNSRKRKAFRSSKRYDSSRNCDLSSDENSSSSRGTSSLDLIIPPPVNFLGRNNPFLMATPKKSTQQRNVGTAVGVAGIINSIFKLKHNAKHLSNIELVKAGTAAQQPRMVRTIKRRLSAKDITIGPNQEVRRRRTRRLTTAIEVINTTTINPIPSHYFPIYAKDLQPPPPVPLLPPEKPTHGRLLRQRPQKSRGGSPGNSRRNSTSSTATNVSSSASSGGATVNAHSMLDLKQSVNRYFGGAMNRIDAGESFAIRAKRRMGNGQVQYLVEWGGDTSATTTSTTMATNGN
- the LOC132790345 gene encoding polycomb protein Pcl isoform X2, which encodes MMNNHFHLQPHEHNTPQNVAPQFAGAVSAPTTSYSYLTQPATGAPNGQQWLTYQILPPAPATLATNAGGGLPSALSAPKRHYYANATTTTAAATHPNSIQITNNYATQQQQQTQQPTQSSPFKANNINNIRIISTAPNVYSLNKGTEQLNQLYAAPTSTTATATAAELYAPVGAYYTTSASLQPKLQPPPLVPVSNNSNSVALATLPNNAAPSSTVVLDRINICINNHYAEPNLCQPSPIIPAIQHKALIPLIDSSTADSSCSSTSSCISNGRSSSSVTNAVIVIDEPDSTTTTPHTPPTTPETLSSPLKSPESSGAGSPTTQLKQSYTRSPKIGIEESSAVVLAAAPPTPPTPPPVVISPVPAPAAVPAPINYALQEDVFIKCNDGRFYLGTIIAQSEQQYLVRFDDKSEQWCEREKLRKLGNEPSSGGGAATSTTGPMCVACKRAQHDDIVEICERCGRGYHRGCTTEIASGVWCCKRCAKPMKMQPAIVQHEASKPQGICRQLPYHVDKLSWDEKHRVNEEQIYCYCGKPGKFDYNMLQCCKCRNWFHTQCMQDFKGKLLRGDMFFIFCCTVCNDGVEFVRRLQIDWVDMLHITLYNLRKHQHQKYHHLLKDIWPFILEQRQQFPICDEWRQLPETTLMERIKHTLKEYSDRFVCGREFKRAPAYYALRHSGPPLTPSVFLQPHEELSDELLVDKFRLLLMPGEVQKTKVHTKPARDNATKNVSAKDVYEFHTDDDEEEAVEAEAEVDTSEDEIPIKQIMDMAKKQSNQQSTVTVEDPQVCSTPECTPDLADDNANDGEPPKLMAPAPPQVNVAVNGNSNSNGNSRKRKAFRSSKRYDSSRNCDLSSDENSSSSRGTSSLDLIIPPPVNFLGRNNPFLMATPKKSTQQRNVGTAVGVAGIINSIFKLKHNAKHLSNIELVKAGTAAQQPRMVRTIKRRLSAKDITIGPNQEVRRRRTRRLTTAIEVINTTTINPIPSHYFPIYAKDLQPPPPVPLLPPEKPTHGRLLRQRPQKSRGGSPGNSRRNSTSSTATNVSSSASSGGATVNAHSMLDLKQSVNRYFGGAMNRIDAGESFAIRAKRRMGNGQVQYLVEWGGDTSATTTSTTMATNGN